A genomic region of Cetobacterium ceti contains the following coding sequences:
- a CDS encoding HugZ family heme oxygenase has product MKNLDKNIILSHMNKEHMDSIINIIHKFTTEKNISKALMTDIDSTGIYFSIDDKKNIKVPFPKEVPVEEIPKTIIEMSKNAGKVEDKSKEILDELEEYISSFSSLTLGTLSPENRVTLTYAPFVKKDNDFYILISEVADHYINLKTNPDNFEIMFLEDENKAISPLVRKRARFYSKCEFIEKNEEILDLFENKLGPHVKSVRNMEDFHLVKLTLLNGRFVKGFGQAYLIENNKIIHMTGTNKGHKWNLKGI; this is encoded by the coding sequence ATGAAAAATTTAGATAAAAATATAATTTTAAGTCATATGAACAAAGAACACATGGATTCTATAATTAATATCATTCATAAGTTTACAACAGAAAAAAATATTTCAAAAGCTTTAATGACTGATATTGATTCTACAGGAATATATTTTTCCATTGATGATAAGAAAAATATAAAGGTTCCTTTTCCAAAAGAAGTTCCTGTGGAAGAAATTCCAAAAACTATAATTGAAATGAGTAAAAATGCTGGGAAAGTAGAAGATAAATCTAAAGAAATATTAGATGAACTTGAAGAATATATTAGTTCTTTTAGTTCTTTAACTTTAGGAACTCTTTCTCCTGAAAATAGAGTTACTCTTACATATGCTCCATTTGTAAAAAAAGATAATGATTTTTATATTTTAATAAGTGAAGTAGCAGATCATTATATTAATTTAAAAACTAATCCTGATAATTTTGAAATTATGTTTTTAGAAGATGAAAATAAAGCCATTTCACCTCTTGTTAGAAAAAGAGCTAGATTTTACAGTAAATGTGAATTTATAGAGAAAAATGAAGAGATATTAGATTTATTTGAAAATAAATTAGGTCCTCATGTTAAATCTGTTAGAAATATGGAAGATTTTCATTTGGTAAAATTAACACTTTTAAATGGTAGATTTGTAAAGGGATTTGGTCAGGCTTATTTAATAGAAAATAATAAAATTATTCATATGACTGGAACAAATAAAGGACATAAATGGAATTTAAAAGGAATTTAA